The Muricauda sp. SCSIO 65647 genome includes a region encoding these proteins:
- a CDS encoding glyoxalase has translation MDPRTKNLKGIRPEVQSAVLRTTIGDEERFQNETLRPIIKFQNNLFVEVFKNYINKHKGRFYELSGEERFHYIENSIQRDIKFRNSLKGMVIGQFTCEEYLEYIKNSSALNKRMMNMVIERLKDQVQLLQVEVLAQ, from the coding sequence ATGGATCCACGGACCAAAAATCTCAAGGGCATCCGTCCTGAGGTTCAATCCGCAGTGCTACGCACCACCATTGGTGATGAAGAGCGCTTTCAAAACGAGACCTTAAGACCCATCATCAAGTTTCAGAACAACCTTTTCGTCGAAGTTTTCAAGAATTACATAAACAAGCATAAGGGCCGTTTTTATGAGCTTTCTGGGGAAGAGCGGTTTCATTATATAGAGAATTCGATTCAACGGGACATCAAATTCAGAAACTCCCTAAAAGGAATGGTCATCGGTCAATTCACCTGTGAAGAATACCTAGAATACATCAAAAATTCATCGGCCTTGAACAAGCGTATGATGAATATGGTCATCGAGCGTTTGAAAGATCAGGTACAGCTATTGCAGGTAGAAGTGCTAGCGCAATAG